The Yersinia entomophaga nucleotide sequence TGGGCGAACCAAAGAAGAGGGCTATCAGGCCGATCGTATTAACTGGCAGGCGATAGGTGATATACGTCGCAGGCTCACTATTCCTGTTATTGCTAACGGCGAAATCTGGGATTACGCCAGCGCGCAGGAATGTATCAAAGTGACCGGCTGTGACGCGGTGATGCTAGGGCGCGGCGCGTTAAATGTCCCGAACCTGAGTCGGGTGGTGAAATATAACGAACCTCGAATGCCTTGGCCCGAGGTGGTGAAGCTGCTGCAAAAATATGTTCATCTGGAAAAGCAGGGTGACACCGGTCTGTACCACGTAGCCCGAATTAAGCAGTGGCTAGGATATTTACGTAAAGAATATGACGAAGCTACCGAGCTATTTACTGAAATTCGCGCGCTGAAAACCTCGCAGGACATCGCGCAAGCTATATGCCGTTAACGGATTTTTGCTAACGGCATAACATTGACCCGAACAAAACCCCTGCTACGTGAAACGCCTCCTTCCAGCAAACAATATCAGATATGTACCAGACAGCCTCGTGCAATAAACGGGGCGAGTACTTCTGGCAATTCGGAGAAGTTATTCCAGCGTAAATCCAAGCGCTTTAACTGGCTCAATTCTGAGAAGCTTTCCGGCAGGGTGGAAAGTTTATTGGCGCGTAAATCCAGACTGTGCAGATTTTTCAGTGCGCCAAAGTTTTCTGGTAGCTGGGAGAGTTGATTAAAGCGAAAATTAGCATCAGTTAGCTGGGGCAGGACACAAAACTCATTAGGTAAATAATCCAGACAATTATCTGAAATATCCAGCACGTGTAGTTGCTTCAGGGCGGCAATTTCAGGAGCGATTGAAGCAATTTTATTCTTCATCAAATGCAACTCTTGTATCTGATGAAGGTGCCCTATGGCCGAAGGTATAGCTCTAATCGCATTGTTATACAGTCGAAGCTCTTTCAATGCTGAGAGAGAAAATATAGCTGAGGGAATTTCTTCCAGCTGATTATCGGTCACATTTAGATAGGTCAAATGCTGTAGCTCAGCCAAAGTTGCGGGCAAATCACTCAGATGATTATCGCTGATATAAAGATATTCCAGCTGTTTTAACCTCCCGAGTTCTTGAGGGAGGTTTTGTATACGGTTATGACCGAGATCTAACATGCAAAGCGACGATAATTCGCCGATACTGGCCGGTATCGATGGAATGTTGTTGCAGGATAAATTAAGTACCTGCAACTTCTGCAATGAGATAATCTCTTCGGGAAACGCTGTCAGGCAGTTATTGTACAGGCTGAGCTGTTGTAATCCTGACATTGTGCTTAGGTTCTCAGGGGCTGAACTTAGCTGTTTGTTATCCAGATTACTAACCTGAATGGCCCGTTTTTCCACCGTGGTAGCGATTTTCGGGTGCTGATGAAGCATCATTGTATTGTGCCTTTTCTTTATGCTTTGCCTGATGTGCCAAGCATAAGCTTTTTTGCCGCTAGCGATGACTTTTTCCCATGGTATAACCATGGGCTGAGTCAGTACGTATCCTTTATTGTGAAGATTGTTCTGCGGGCGAGACAAAAGCTAGGCACCACTTCATTTCTTTTCCCTGCCGGGTAACAAAAACATAGTCATTCATCTCGGAAATAGGCAAGCCTGGGAAGGAACGCAGAACATGCTGAAAATCAGCATCCTGACAGGAAGAATTCAGCGAACTCAGAAATAAACCACCGGCTTGGGAAATCTCTTTTTCTGAAATATTGGGGGTGTAGAGATTAGGTTTTTCATTATTAGACCATTTTTCCGCCATAAGGGGACGGTCTGGGGCGTAGAAAGTCAGCCACTGTGAGAAATAGCCACCGCCGACGTAGCGAAGTGGAACTTGATATTTATCTCGCCAGATTTGATTAATTTCGGCGCTTAGCGGTTGGATATAGTTAAATTTGCTGCCTGCGCCGCGAATATCTTTATACAACACTGTCGCGTAACCCAGACAAACCGCAGCCGCGACAATTAACAGAGATAGATTGATGCCTCGCCAGGATTTCACTCGTTCGACATTAAGGAAGCAAAGAGCGATAACAGGGGATAATACGGTAAAAGGCTGTAACCATTCGGTGATTCGTCCCCCGCTGTTAAACAGGAAATAGCCGAATATCAGTATAAGTGGCGGGGTAAACACGAAAAGAACGGCTTTCTTTTCGTCTGAGTCCGGCTGTACCAATGTGGCATTCAGCATTTTGAGTAGCAGAATGATGATGATAATGGGGTAGAAAACCACAAGAGCGGAAACCAGTACTTTACTGTTAAGTCCCGCGTTTATTTGTGAATCAACCCAATTGAAGGCGGCAAAGTCGTGCTGATAAAGCCAAAAAATATTGGGGGCGATAATAAGTAAAAATAGTAATAACGAAAGATAGAACTCTTTGCTATTGCAGGATTCTCGTCCTTTTTTCGTCGAGAAGGCATAAATAAGCATAAACGGAAAAAATGCAAAGCTGGAGTATTTTGACATGGCGGCTAACCCGCAAACGACAGCTAAGGCATACCAGTAAGCTTTATTATCATAAATAGATTCAACGAAAAATAAGAATAAGTACGGCCAAAACATCACAAGTAGATAATTGTCATTATAAGAAATTATATCAAAATTGATAACGCCAGATAAATTTAGCGCGAGCATAGAGAAAAATGCGATTTTGTAACTGCCAAACAGTCTTCGGCTCAGAAGGAAAACACCCCATAAACCGACGGCAATAACGGTAAAATGCGAAACATACCAATATAACGCAAGGTTTATCAGTGGGTTGATGAGTAGACCTATAGCCGTAACTGCGCCAACGATATAGGGATTTTTCGGTGAGCCAAATTCGAGGCTATTCGCCCAATTCAGGGACTCTACGGCATCGTAGGGAACAGCCGGATCTAGATTAGATGAGATCGCAATCCATATTACGCTGTAAATTAATATAAATAATATTGCGCCGGTCTTGTAGTTATCGTCACTGCCATATGTCATTTAGAACTAACCTTACTCTTATAATTGCAAATCAATTTGTCATTATTATAATTACGCGTCTGTGTTCAAGTGCTTTCTCCTTTCTGTTTAGTGATTGTTTAAATGTGTTTTTTATAAATGGAAATAGTGACTTAATTTAACTTAGATTTGTTTTTTTGTTTAATGTTCATCTAGGAATAACTTAACTTTCAATAAGGCTATATCTTCTTTGCTATTAGAATAACTAATGGAAATTAACGATATTCAGAGAACGTTTTTTTATGTTAGTCGCGCGATTGTCAATAATCGTAAGCGACCCTTTTAAATCTTTGTAACAATGATTTAAAGAATGTCTGATGCGCAGTTTATATGGGTAACTTATACTGCTTGGAGTCCAACCCACGTCACCTAAGCCAATCCATATGCATGTGAAAATACGTTTATCAATATTAAGTCTGTTTATTTTATCGGCTACGGCCTTGAGCGTTCCTGTGACGAGTTTCGCCACCACCAGTGCTGGCGTACAACAGGCAGCTCCGTTGGAGTTAGCCTCTGGCAGCGCGATGGTTGTCGATTTAAAAACCAACAAAGTTATTTATAGTAATAATCCTGACCACGTAGTACCCATTGCCTCAATCACTAAACTGATGACCGCGATGGTGGCTCTGGATGCCAAACAGCCGCTTGATGAGATTATTTCAGTTGATATTCATCAAACTAAAGAATTAAAAGGTGTATTTTCGCGAGTGAGAGTCAATAGCGAAATAAACCGTAAGGACATGTTATTACTGGCATTAATGTCATCCGAAAATCGCGCCGCGGCCAGTTTGGCTCACCATTATCGCGGTGGGTATAGTGCATTTATTGCTGCTATGAATGCTAAAGCCAAATCCTTAGGCATGACCCATACCCATTTTGTAGAACCGACAGGGCTATCAACCCAGAACGTTTCTACTGCGCGCGATCTCAGTAAGTTGCTGCTGGCCAGTAAGCAGTATCCGCTCATTGGTCAGTTGAGTACCTCTACTGAAAAAATGGCGACTTTCCGTAATCCGAATTACACCTTACCTTTCCGTAATACCAATCATCTGGTTTATAACGATAAGTGGAATATTCAGCTGACAAAAACGGGTTTTACTAATGAGGCGGGGCATTGTCTGGTGATGCGCACGGTCATTAATAATCGTCCGGTCGCTTTGGTGGTATTAGATGCTTTTGGTAAATATACGCATTTTGCTGATGCTAACCGATTACGCAGTTGGCTTGAAACCGGCAAAGCAGCGCCCATTCCAGGTGCGGCTAAAAGTTATCGACAGCAAAAAGATGCTCAGGGACGTTTAGCGAAAGTATCTGAATGATAGAAGATTAAGAGGCAGGAATACGCAGGATGCAGGTGTTTAACGGATTAAAATGAATTCGCGGTAGGATAACCGCGAATTCAACCAACTTTAAAAAATAAGCTTGAAGACACCGGTAATAGTCAGCAGGCCGACAATAAAAATTATCGCGATAATCCATAATATAATCTTCATTTGTTTCCCCTCAAAGAGAGTGAAAATAACGCCAACCCAGGCTGGCAATGTGATCTCACTATAGTTTATCTTTTTCCATTTCGCGGTACTTCTTACCAATCATACTGATTTTTAAGACTTGACTGAAAGATAGCTCAAACCTTACTAACGCCAGCACTTATGTTTTGAGGTTTTTCCTATCCCTGGATTAAAACTGTTGGTTGGATCTATTGCCTGATAAAAAGCCTTTAATTCAGGTTTAGCCAAATAGAGATGGCCAACATTATGTTCGGCGGGGTATTCAGCGCCTTTCGCCTGCAGAATTTCTAACATCTTATCTTTGATTTCCTGCGGACTCTCGCCTTTCTTGACAATATAATCCTGATGGAAAACGTGACACATAAAATGACCATAGTAGAGTTTTGCTACCAAACGGCGGTCTATTTCTTCAGGCAAGGTTTCAAACCACTGATCGTCATTGCGGCGCAGAGCAATATCCAAAGCCAATATATCTTCGACCTTATCGCTATGAACTGAATGGTAACGAACTGCTGCACCGGCGGCGGCAAAACGATGTAAAAAGGCCTTCTTTCCTTCGTCAGCGGTGCAAACCAGATAGTTACCTTCCGCCGTTGCGAAAAATCGACGTAAATGCTCGTTAGCTTCCGCTATTCCCTGACCGGACATTTTCAGCATCAGGTGATGTTCATATTTATCTCGGTAGCTTTTCAGGCGTTTAGGAAGATGGCTAGGCAAAATACGGCTGAAGCCCTGCATGACACGATCGGTGATATTGTTGATCAAAAAAGGAACTTTATTCAGTCGGGCATCGATCTTTCCTTTTAGGGTAAAGAAAGTCGGCATCTTATCCGTACCCATAGAATTGATCATGATAAAAGTGTCTTTGCCATAAATTTCGGCGATATCAAAAACGTCCCGGTGCATATATTCTCCTGCAACCGGTAAGTGTTTAAAATCACGTAAAATAGTACGACGTAATTCTGTCAGCACCTTGGTGTCATTGGTGCCAATATAAAATACCTGTTGCTGAGACTCCGCTGGGAAAGTATCTAAACGGACGGCAAAAACTGCGAGCTTTCCTGCGCAGCCGGAGGCTTCAAATAAGCGCCGTTTATCAGCATTAAAACGCGACGGCGTATCGGCATCCACATCTCGCACTCGTTCAACATAATCATGATCCGAGGCTTTCTGCTCGCCATGACCAATATCTTCCGGGCCATAATCGGCACGGGTTAAACGCCAAAGAATATCTTCCGGCGTGTCACCCAGATGGATACCAAGATGGTTAACTAATTGAAGTTCGCCATGCTCATTTATCTGAGCAAAAAGTGCCATTTCCGTATAAGCCGGGCCACGTTGTATTAGTGAACCGCCGGAATTATTGCAAACGCCGCCAATAACCGAAGCACCGATACAGGATGAGCCAATAACGGAGTGGGGTTCGCGACCAAAGGGTTTTAAGCGTTTCTCCAGTTCATTCAACGTACTGCCGGGGAAAGCAATCACCTGTTCGGCATTATTCAATAACTGAATCTGATTGAGTCGCAGCGTGTTGATAATAACAATCTGGCGATCGTAATCATTTCCACTGGGAGTGGATCCTTCCGTCAGGCCTGTATTGGCTGCCTGCATAATAATGATTTTATCTGCGGCCAAGCAGGCTTGCAGTATTTGCCATTGCTGCATTAGCGTTGCGGGGAAAACAACGGCCAGAGCTTCCCCTTGACCCGAACGGAATCCGGTCCGGTAACGTTTGGTTTGTCGCTCTTTTGTCAGAAGGTAACTCTCACCAACAATATTTTTCAGTTGCTGCAATAATTCCTGATTGTTGTCACCATCGGTACGATTCATTTTTCTCACCTAGAGTACGAACATCCTGTTTTGCTGCGAAAGTAAATCTGAATAGCTTATTTGTTGAAATCGATGCTTTCTTTCGTTGCCATGAAGTAAACATGAGGCTGAGGTTTCTTTCCCTACTGTGGGGCCGAGTTTGTGATCTATTTCACACACTGAAGGCTATTTATAACCATGGGTGTTAATCGCATCGGATTTGATCCAGCTTATATCAACCTGTGGCTAACAGACTTAAGGCATAATTGAGTAGATATAAGGTTTTCTTACGACTATTTTCCTATCAGGGCGGATTCAATGAGTGAGCATTTTGTTGGGAAATATGAGGTTGAATTAAAATTTCGAGTACAGAATATCCGTAACCTATTGAGGCGAATAGAAACGCAGGATGCAGAGATTTTTGCTCTCAATAATCATGAAAAAGATTGTTATCTGGATGCTTGTGATGGCGGTCTTGCACGGCAAAATATCAGTATGATATTGCGTGAAATGAACCCGTCGGGTATTCGGCTATGGATTGTCAAAGGGCCGGGAAGCGAGCGATGCGAAGCCAGCCGGGTCGAGGATTTGGGCAAGATTTCGAGTATGCTGGTGACTTTAGGCTATCAGCCGGTATTTACCCTGGAAAAGAACCGCAGTATCTATTTTATCGGCCAATTTCACATTACGGTCGACCATTTGGAGTCTGTGGGAAATTTTGCTGAAATTGCGGTGATGACAGATGATCCGAATGAATTGGCAGAATTAAAGCTGCAATGCAGTCTTTTTGCCTCAACCCTAGGATTAACCGCAGATATGCTGGAACCTCGTACTTATCGGCAATTACTGGGCTTCTAAGATCCCGGCATTGCAGTAAGGTACAAATTTGGCAATTGACCGGTGAAAATAACGATATAGGTATTCTCACCGGTAAACAGACCATTATTTTTTTAATAGAGTTTTGAGATTGGCAAAAGGGTTGTGAGTAGCGACACCCTGATCTTTCTGCGCGTCATCTCCGGCAATAACCGTCGATCCGTATTGATCGGCTTCGGTATATTTAGAATGCTCGTGATCGTGGCAAAACAGGCACAACATCTCCCAATTGCTGCCATCTTCCGGATTATTGCCGTGGTCGTGATCAATGTGGTGTACGGTCAACTCACGCAGATTAGAATACACAAACTCTCTGGAACACTTTCCGCAAACCCACGGGAAGAGTTTTAGCGCTTTCTCGCGGTAACCGCTTTCCAGCCGGGCATAGTTTTTAGGGATATAAGCCATGGGAACCTTCAATTCTGTCGTGTGATATCTGAACTTATTTTAGCGTGAAAGAAGATTCGTCACCATGATTAAGGTACTGGATAGGCTTTCCTCGTATGGAGTTTTAGTAAAATAACGATAGATTAACCCACTGAGTCAAGAGCCATAGACACGACTTGATACAAGAAAATTTTATTATATCGATTTGGGCGTATTTTATTTTTATCATTCGATTTTTCATGTAGCGAATGGGCATTAATCGAGCCATTTTTCTTTCATATAATGGTTTTTTGAGACTTTTTCCAATGATTTAAACGGCTAAGACGTTTTACACTGGTAGCATAATTAGGCTAATTTTATCTGGAGTAAGGGAATAATCCGCCCGTTGCCCGATAATTATTCTTTGCCGATAAAGTTGAGGCGATATGAAAGAATCAGAAGTGCTGGCCGAAGTCAGTAATGAAAACCAGACACTGGTGGCTGTGGTGCAACAAGATCAGCGTGTGGTTTATTTCTATATTTACCCGTTGGAGTCCGTTGAAGATCGTTTTCCGGTGCGTGCCTGCTGGGTAAGAAATCTGACTGCGGCTCCCCAGTTAGATGATAACGCGGCTATTGAGCAGGGGCTTGCCCCGCGTTTGGCTGCGGCCTATTGTCGAAATATTGCTGGTGAAGAAGCATTGGATGCGCAATATATTAAGATTATCTGGTCAGAAAGTGATGACGGCGCAGCGCTGTGGTATCAGGGGCAATTATTGGCGGTGATTCCCGGCTGGAGTTTGTATATCGATCACTCTGTCTGTTACTCCGCTAGCTGTATTAAAGAGAATCCACTCACTTTACCTTTGGGGTCTGCGTCTACTAATACGCAATATGCTCAGGCGGAACGTACTCGACAATTTTGGCGAGTCTGGCAGCAGGAGGAAGGTAATCCCTGGCCCAGTATGCAAGTGGAATATATTCGACGCTATGAGCAACATTTTGGTCCGGCGCAAAAGTATTATGCTATTGATCAGGGCAGATGGCCGCCAATGGCGATCTCTCAGCATGAAAAGGATGGAGTTTATTATTTTCTGACGCTGGGTGTCAGTATTCGTCCGCAGCCTTGGGTTGAGATTTTATTTAATGATGATGCCGGGAAATATCGTCGAATAGAATTAGCGATGGCAGTGGATAGTCAATATGTCAACGAAGACAACGCCGTTCGCATGGCGAGTGCTTTAGCCGGTTTTGCCCATGTTCCGTGGGGAAAAATAAGCTGGCTGGGAGAAGGCCATGCACTGGAGTCTGAAGTCGCCCCTCAGGGTTACGAAGGCTATGTATTATCGGCCAATCTATACTCTGAGCACGTCAGTCTGACGTTGCCGGAGCAGCAGGGCGATCCGGTAAACATTTATTGGGCCAGTCCGATATTTACCAGTGAGCGGGAGTTTGCGCATTCGCTACCAAACGGCGGCTACGATTTGTTAGCGAAAATGCGTCAGCGGCAGGTGAATCATATTTTCGCGCCAAGAGAACCGGTTATTTAATCGGTCGAGTAGTTGTGTTTTAGCGGGATAAAAAATTTATTTTTATTCTTGGATGAAGCGTACAGATTTGCGGATTTACCTAATAAGGTCTTAACTTAATACTGTAATGGACGCTGTGAATAGCTAATAATCACTCAGCTGATAAAGCACAGACCGTCAGGTTTATTCAATATTTGGAGGACGTATGGGGATTCTATCCTGGATTATCTTTGGTCTCATCGCCGGTATTCTGGCTAAGTGGATTATGCCAGGTAAAGACGGTGGCGGATTCTTTATGACCATCATTCTTGGTGTGGTCGGTGCTTTGGTCGGTGGCTATATCAGTACTTTCTTTGGGATGGGCAGAGTAGACGGCTTTAACATTGGTAGCTTTGTCGTCGCAGTTATCGGTGCCTTGGTTGTGCTGTTTATCTACCGTAAAATTCGTAGCTG carries:
- a CDS encoding GlsB/YeaQ/YmgE family stress response membrane protein, yielding MGILSWIIFGLIAGILAKWIMPGKDGGGFFMTIILGVVGALVGGYISTFFGMGRVDGFNIGSFVVAVIGALVVLFIYRKIRS
- the pbpG gene encoding D-alanyl-D-alanine endopeptidase; amino-acid sequence: MHVKIRLSILSLFILSATALSVPVTSFATTSAGVQQAAPLELASGSAMVVDLKTNKVIYSNNPDHVVPIASITKLMTAMVALDAKQPLDEIISVDIHQTKELKGVFSRVRVNSEINRKDMLLLALMSSENRAAASLAHHYRGGYSAFIAAMNAKAKSLGMTHTHFVEPTGLSTQNVSTARDLSKLLLASKQYPLIGQLSTSTEKMATFRNPNYTLPFRNTNHLVYNDKWNIQLTKTGFTNEAGHCLVMRTVINNRPVALVVLDAFGKYTHFADANRLRSWLETGKAAPIPGAAKSYRQQKDAQGRLAKVSE
- a CDS encoding suppressor of fused domain protein; this translates as MKESEVLAEVSNENQTLVAVVQQDQRVVYFYIYPLESVEDRFPVRACWVRNLTAAPQLDDNAAIEQGLAPRLAAAYCRNIAGEEALDAQYIKIIWSESDDGAALWYQGQLLAVIPGWSLYIDHSVCYSASCIKENPLTLPLGSASTNTQYAQAERTRQFWRVWQQEEGNPWPSMQVEYIRRYEQHFGPAQKYYAIDQGRWPPMAISQHEKDGVYYFLTLGVSIRPQPWVEILFNDDAGKYRRIELAMAVDSQYVNEDNAVRMASALAGFAHVPWGKISWLGEGHALESEVAPQGYEGYVLSANLYSEHVSLTLPEQQGDPVNIYWASPIFTSEREFAHSLPNGGYDLLAKMRQRQVNHIFAPREPVI
- the dld gene encoding D-lactate dehydrogenase, whose amino-acid sequence is MNRTDGDNNQELLQQLKNIVGESYLLTKERQTKRYRTGFRSGQGEALAVVFPATLMQQWQILQACLAADKIIIMQAANTGLTEGSTPSGNDYDRQIVIINTLRLNQIQLLNNAEQVIAFPGSTLNELEKRLKPFGREPHSVIGSSCIGASVIGGVCNNSGGSLIQRGPAYTEMALFAQINEHGELQLVNHLGIHLGDTPEDILWRLTRADYGPEDIGHGEQKASDHDYVERVRDVDADTPSRFNADKRRLFEASGCAGKLAVFAVRLDTFPAESQQQVFYIGTNDTKVLTELRRTILRDFKHLPVAGEYMHRDVFDIAEIYGKDTFIMINSMGTDKMPTFFTLKGKIDARLNKVPFLINNITDRVMQGFSRILPSHLPKRLKSYRDKYEHHLMLKMSGQGIAEANEHLRRFFATAEGNYLVCTADEGKKAFLHRFAAAGAAVRYHSVHSDKVEDILALDIALRRNDDQWFETLPEEIDRRLVAKLYYGHFMCHVFHQDYIVKKGESPQEIKDKMLEILQAKGAEYPAEHNVGHLYLAKPELKAFYQAIDPTNSFNPGIGKTSKHKCWR
- a CDS encoding leucine-rich repeat domain-containing protein — encoded protein: MMLHQHPKIATTVEKRAIQVSNLDNKQLSSAPENLSTMSGLQQLSLYNNCLTAFPEEIISLQKLQVLNLSCNNIPSIPASIGELSSLCMLDLGHNRIQNLPQELGRLKQLEYLYISDNHLSDLPATLAELQHLTYLNVTDNQLEEIPSAIFSLSALKELRLYNNAIRAIPSAIGHLHQIQELHLMKNKIASIAPEIAALKQLHVLDISDNCLDYLPNEFCVLPQLTDANFRFNQLSQLPENFGALKNLHSLDLRANKLSTLPESFSELSQLKRLDLRWNNFSELPEVLAPFIARGCLVHI
- the yajD gene encoding HNH nuclease YajD, translated to MAYIPKNYARLESGYREKALKLFPWVCGKCSREFVYSNLRELTVHHIDHDHGNNPEDGSNWEMLCLFCHDHEHSKYTEADQYGSTVIAGDDAQKDQGVATHNPFANLKTLLKK
- a CDS encoding class IV adenylate cyclase, encoding MSEHFVGKYEVELKFRVQNIRNLLRRIETQDAEIFALNNHEKDCYLDACDGGLARQNISMILREMNPSGIRLWIVKGPGSERCEASRVEDLGKISSMLVTLGYQPVFTLEKNRSIYFIGQFHITVDHLESVGNFAEIAVMTDDPNELAELKLQCSLFASTLGLTADMLEPRTYRQLLGF
- a CDS encoding glycosyltransferase family 39 protein, encoding MTYGSDDNYKTGAILFILIYSVIWIAISSNLDPAVPYDAVESLNWANSLEFGSPKNPYIVGAVTAIGLLINPLINLALYWYVSHFTVIAVGLWGVFLLSRRLFGSYKIAFFSMLALNLSGVINFDIISYNDNYLLVMFWPYLFLFFVESIYDNKAYWYALAVVCGLAAMSKYSSFAFFPFMLIYAFSTKKGRESCNSKEFYLSLLLFLLIIAPNIFWLYQHDFAAFNWVDSQINAGLNSKVLVSALVVFYPIIIIILLLKMLNATLVQPDSDEKKAVLFVFTPPLILIFGYFLFNSGGRITEWLQPFTVLSPVIALCFLNVERVKSWRGINLSLLIVAAAVCLGYATVLYKDIRGAGSKFNYIQPLSAEINQIWRDKYQVPLRYVGGGYFSQWLTFYAPDRPLMAEKWSNNEKPNLYTPNISEKEISQAGGLFLSSLNSSCQDADFQHVLRSFPGLPISEMNDYVFVTRQGKEMKWCLAFVSPAEQSSQ